One part of the Streptomyces sp. NBC_00286 genome encodes these proteins:
- a CDS encoding SDR family oxidoreductase has product MSIVVTGATGHLGRLVIEGLLEKVPADQITAVARSEEKAADYAARGVKIAVADYSAPETFDNVFSAGDKVLLISGSEIGNDRVGQHKVVLEAAKAAGVVLLAYTSAPGSLTAALADDHRGTEAAILESGVTYTLLRNGWYHENYTENLAPVLEHGAVVQAAGEGRVSSASRADYAAAAVAVLTGEGHENKTYELGGDIAWSFAEYAAEVAKQSGKEIAYSPVSVEVYTGILTGVGLPEPVAATIAGVDASVEKGELVVTSGDLSRLIGRPTTPIADSIALALKG; this is encoded by the coding sequence ATGAGCATCGTCGTCACCGGAGCCACCGGACACCTCGGCCGTCTCGTCATCGAAGGCCTGCTGGAGAAGGTCCCGGCCGACCAGATCACGGCTGTCGCCCGCAGCGAGGAGAAGGCCGCCGACTACGCGGCTCGCGGCGTGAAGATAGCCGTCGCCGACTACAGCGCTCCCGAGACCTTCGACAACGTCTTCTCGGCCGGCGACAAGGTGCTGCTCATCTCCGGCAGCGAGATCGGCAACGACCGCGTGGGCCAGCACAAGGTCGTTCTCGAAGCCGCCAAGGCCGCCGGGGTCGTGCTCCTCGCATACACCAGCGCTCCCGGCAGCCTGACCGCCGCGCTGGCCGACGACCACCGGGGCACCGAGGCCGCGATCCTCGAGTCCGGCGTGACGTACACCCTGCTGCGCAACGGCTGGTACCACGAGAACTACACCGAGAACCTGGCCCCGGTCCTCGAGCACGGCGCCGTCGTCCAGGCCGCCGGCGAGGGCAGGGTCTCCTCGGCCTCCCGCGCCGACTACGCCGCCGCCGCCGTGGCCGTGCTGACGGGCGAAGGCCACGAGAACAAGACGTACGAGCTGGGCGGCGACATCGCCTGGAGCTTCGCCGAGTACGCCGCCGAGGTGGCCAAGCAGTCCGGCAAGGAGATCGCGTACAGCCCCGTATCCGTCGAGGTCTACACGGGCATCCTGACCGGCGTCGGCCTGCCCGAGCCGGTCGCCGCGACCATCGCCGGCGTGGACGCGTCCGTCGAGAAGGGCGAGCTGGTCGTCACCAGCGGCGACCTGTCCCGGCTGATCGGCCGCCCGACCACGCCGATCGCGGACTCGATCGCGCTGGCACTCAAGGGCTGA
- a CDS encoding LolA family protein, giving the protein MAPYESDDNTNEELRTGRRKAARYVVPVAVVGLAAATIGLVPAFAGSGDPDLPEITAEQLIEKIAASDVQQLSGTVKVSTNLGLPDLGGLESSLAPGGGGGAGGSEDEGSSADPSTKLMELASGTHTLRVAADGPDKHKVSLLDDAAEYSLIHNGDEVWAYDSASNEAFHMKDASGAAEDKGKEEEAPKDVPTTPKEMADEALKAVDDTTSVKVDGTAQVAGRDAYRLVIKPKQSGSTVGQITIAVDSKTGMPLKFTLTPASGGAAVVDAGFTKVDFSKPDASTFDFSPPKGAKVTEGDEAKAEEQARPKAEEDLGQGLEGFEGLKTIGEGWTTIARFDTGGEGIPSEAGAAGGFLDSLGTKVSGKFGSGTVFSTRLVNALITDDGQVYAGAVTKDALVKAANAAK; this is encoded by the coding sequence ATGGCACCGTACGAATCCGACGACAACACGAACGAGGAGCTGCGAACCGGCCGGCGCAAGGCGGCGCGGTACGTCGTTCCCGTCGCGGTGGTGGGGCTGGCGGCGGCGACCATCGGGCTGGTCCCGGCGTTCGCGGGCTCCGGCGACCCCGACCTGCCCGAGATCACCGCTGAGCAACTCATAGAGAAGATCGCCGCGTCCGACGTACAGCAGCTGTCCGGCACGGTGAAGGTCAGCACGAATCTGGGCCTGCCGGACCTGGGCGGTCTGGAGAGCAGCCTCGCTCCGGGTGGCGGCGGCGGAGCCGGTGGTTCCGAGGACGAGGGCTCCTCCGCCGATCCTTCGACCAAGCTCATGGAACTCGCGTCCGGTACGCACACGTTGCGGGTCGCGGCCGATGGCCCGGACAAGCACAAGGTGTCGCTGCTGGACGACGCCGCCGAGTACAGCCTGATCCACAACGGCGACGAGGTGTGGGCGTACGACAGCGCGTCGAACGAGGCCTTCCACATGAAGGACGCCTCCGGTGCCGCCGAGGACAAGGGCAAGGAGGAAGAGGCGCCGAAGGACGTCCCGACCACGCCCAAGGAGATGGCCGACGAGGCGCTGAAGGCGGTCGACGACACGACGTCCGTGAAGGTCGACGGCACGGCACAGGTCGCGGGCCGCGATGCGTACAGGCTGGTCATCAAGCCGAAGCAGTCCGGTTCGACGGTGGGTCAGATCACCATAGCCGTGGACTCCAAGACCGGTATGCCGCTGAAGTTCACGCTGACACCGGCGAGCGGTGGCGCGGCCGTCGTGGACGCCGGCTTCACCAAGGTCGACTTCAGCAAGCCGGATGCGTCCACCTTCGATTTCAGCCCGCCGAAGGGCGCGAAGGTCACCGAGGGTGACGAGGCGAAGGCCGAGGAGCAGGCGCGTCCGAAGGCCGAAGAGGACCTGGGCCAAGGGCTCGAAGGGTTCGAGGGGCTCAAGACCATAGGCGAGGGCTGGACCACCATCGCCCGGTTCGACACCGGCGGCGAGGGCATACCGTCGGAGGCCGGCGCCGCGGGCGGCTTCCTCGACTCGCTGGGCACGAAGGTGAGCGGCAAGTTCGGCTCGGGCACGGTCTTCTCGACCCGGCTGGTCAACGCGCTCATCACGGACGACGGCCAAGTGTATGCGGGCGCCGTCACGAAGGACGCACTGGTGAAGGCGGCCAACGCCGCCAAGTAA
- a CDS encoding ABC transporter ATP-binding protein, whose translation MAERSTAEPDTGPDSGPGPGSGSGPDSRPDAGPDTVIATRGLTKRYRGGQLAVDGLDLAVPAGSVFGFLGPNGSGKTTTIRMLMGLIEPTSGTARVLGQPMPRATRTVLPQVGALIEGPALYGFLSGRDNLLRYDSADPTADPRTRRTRVATALDRVGLTAAAGKKAKAYSLGMKQRLGLAAALLQPRRLLVLDEPTNGLDPQGMREIRSLVRELASDGTTVFLSSHLLDEIEQVCSHAAVMAQGRLIIQGPVAELAAGARGRLVVTTPDPGDAARVLKEQGVADVVVEEDRVTGEPPDDRDRDLAEVNAALVSAGVRVRGFGLERASLEDAFVALTGEGFDVAG comes from the coding sequence ATGGCGGAACGGTCCACCGCGGAACCGGACACCGGACCGGACTCGGGACCGGGTCCGGGGTCGGGCTCCGGGCCGGACAGTCGGCCGGATGCCGGACCGGACACGGTGATCGCCACCCGTGGGCTCACCAAGCGCTACCGCGGCGGGCAACTCGCCGTCGACGGCCTCGATCTGGCCGTACCGGCGGGCAGCGTCTTCGGCTTTCTGGGGCCGAACGGCTCCGGCAAGACCACCACCATCAGAATGCTGATGGGCCTGATCGAGCCAACCTCGGGCACGGCACGCGTCCTGGGACAGCCCATGCCGCGCGCCACCCGCACGGTGCTCCCGCAGGTGGGGGCGCTGATCGAGGGACCGGCGCTGTACGGGTTCCTGTCCGGCCGCGACAACCTCCTGCGGTACGACTCCGCCGACCCGACCGCCGATCCCCGCACGCGGCGCACGCGCGTCGCGACCGCCCTCGACCGGGTTGGACTGACGGCCGCCGCGGGCAAGAAGGCGAAGGCCTACTCGCTGGGCATGAAGCAGCGGCTCGGCCTGGCGGCGGCACTGCTCCAGCCGCGCCGACTGCTGGTCCTGGACGAGCCGACCAATGGGCTCGATCCGCAGGGGATGCGCGAAATCCGTTCTCTGGTGCGGGAGTTGGCGTCCGACGGTACGACCGTGTTCCTCTCCTCGCATCTGCTGGACGAGATCGAGCAGGTGTGCTCGCACGCCGCGGTGATGGCGCAGGGGCGGCTGATCATCCAGGGGCCGGTGGCCGAGCTGGCGGCCGGTGCCCGTGGCCGCCTGGTCGTCACGACGCCGGACCCGGGCGACGCGGCCCGCGTACTGAAGGAGCAGGGCGTGGCCGACGTCGTCGTCGAGGAGGACCGGGTGACCGGCGAGCCTCCGGACGACCGCGACCGTGACCTCGCCGAGGTGAACGCGGCGTTGGTGTCGGCAGGTGTCCGCGTACGGGGCTTCGGGCTTGAGCGGGCTTCGCTGGAGGACGCGTTCGTGGCGCTTACGGGGGAGGGCTTCGATGTCGCGGGCTGA
- a CDS encoding winged helix-turn-helix transcriptional regulator, with product MAVSASVKTPVNASVTKWNVEGEAMCPHRLVLEHVTSRWGVLVLIQLLDRPHRFSELRRAIGRVSEKMLTQTLQTLERDGLVHRDAKPVIPPRVDYSLTDLGREAAEQVQALADWTSRRMDAVLKAREEYDAARE from the coding sequence ATGGCCGTAAGCGCATCCGTCAAGACACCCGTCAACGCGTCCGTCACCAAGTGGAACGTCGAGGGCGAGGCGATGTGCCCGCACCGTCTCGTGCTGGAACACGTCACCAGCCGCTGGGGCGTCCTCGTCCTGATCCAGCTCCTGGACCGCCCGCACCGCTTCAGCGAACTGCGCCGTGCCATCGGGCGCGTCAGCGAGAAGATGCTCACGCAGACCTTGCAGACACTGGAGCGGGACGGGCTGGTCCACCGGGACGCGAAGCCGGTGATCCCGCCGAGGGTGGACTACTCGCTGACGGACCTGGGCCGCGAGGCCGCCGAGCAGGTGCAGGCGCTGGCCGACTGGACTTCGCGCCGCATGGACGCGGTGCTGAAGGCGCGCGAGGAGTATGACGCGGCCAGGGAGTAG
- a CDS encoding ABC transporter permease has protein sequence MWTLGLLRNELVTTLRRWRTIALLGVLAAVPVLVGIAVKIETSDGGGGGGGGGGPAFVSQITNNGLFLVFTALAATLPFFLPMAIGVIAGDAIAGESNSGTLRYLLVAPAGRTRLLLTKYATTLAFCVVATLVVAVSALIVGALLFPLGELTTISGTRISFGEGLGRAFLIALIVAASLIGIAALGLFISTLTGSGIAAMATTVGLLITIQILDQIPQLHAIQPYFFSHYWLSFADLMRDPVYWDDLLRNLGLQGLYAAVFGTAAWARFTTKDITA, from the coding sequence ATGTGGACTCTCGGCCTGCTGCGCAACGAGCTGGTGACCACCCTGCGTCGGTGGCGGACGATCGCGCTGCTGGGAGTGCTGGCCGCGGTGCCGGTGCTGGTCGGGATCGCCGTGAAGATCGAGACGAGTGACGGTGGGGGAGGGGGCGGAGGCGGCGGGGGACCGGCGTTCGTCTCGCAGATCACCAACAACGGACTGTTCCTGGTGTTCACGGCGCTGGCCGCGACGCTGCCCTTCTTCCTGCCGATGGCGATCGGCGTCATCGCTGGCGACGCGATAGCGGGCGAGTCGAACTCCGGCACTCTGCGCTACCTGCTGGTCGCACCCGCGGGACGTACCAGGCTGCTGCTCACCAAGTACGCGACCACGCTGGCGTTCTGCGTCGTGGCGACACTTGTCGTGGCCGTGTCGGCGCTGATCGTGGGGGCCCTGCTGTTCCCGCTCGGCGAGCTGACGACGATCTCCGGCACGCGGATCAGCTTCGGTGAAGGGCTGGGGCGGGCGTTTCTGATCGCGCTGATCGTCGCCGCGTCACTGATCGGGATAGCGGCGCTCGGCCTGTTCATCTCGACGCTCACCGGCAGCGGCATAGCGGCCATGGCGACGACCGTGGGCCTGCTGATCACCATCCAGATCCTCGACCAGATACCCCAACTCCACGCGATACAGCCGTACTTCTTCTCGCACTACTGGCTGTCCTTCGCGGACCTGATGCGCGATCCGGTGTACTGGGACGATCTGCTCCGCAACCTCGGCCTTCAGGGGCTGTACGCGGCGGTGTTCGGCACGGCGGCGTGGGCGCGGTTCACGACGAAGGACATCACTGCCTGA
- a CDS encoding VOC family protein, with protein sequence MTQSPTPLHWKLVIDAADPHAQADFWAAALRYEVEDNSALIERLLGFGAVPPEITVESHGRKAWRDLIAVRHPEDPYDKESGTGLGRRLLFQRVPEPKTVKNRLHIDVHTEPGRHEAEVARLTDLGAAVEREVKEPGGEWVIMTDPEGNEFCVH encoded by the coding sequence ATGACTCAGTCGCCCACGCCCCTGCACTGGAAGCTCGTCATCGACGCCGCCGACCCGCATGCCCAGGCCGACTTCTGGGCCGCCGCCCTCCGCTACGAAGTCGAGGACAACAGCGCCCTCATCGAACGCCTGCTGGGCTTCGGCGCCGTACCGCCCGAGATCACCGTCGAGTCCCACGGCCGCAAGGCATGGCGCGACCTCATCGCCGTACGGCACCCGGAGGACCCGTACGACAAGGAGAGCGGCACGGGCCTCGGCCGGCGGCTCCTCTTCCAGCGCGTTCCGGAGCCGAAGACCGTCAAAAACCGGCTGCACATCGACGTACACACCGAGCCCGGGCGACACGAGGCCGAGGTCGCGCGACTGACGGACCTGGGGGCGGCCGTAGAGCGCGAGGTGAAAGAGCCAGGCGGCGAGTGGGTCATCATGACGGACCCCGAGGGCAACGAATTCTGCGTCCACTGA
- a CDS encoding MFS transporter, translating to MGTRAWALLLVLCGTIFLEGIDVAMLAVAIPSIRADLDLSTNAAAWVISAYVLGYAGFTLLGGRAADLLGRRRMFLLWLTVFLAFSGLGGFATEGWMLIVARFVTGVSAAFMTPAALSLITTSYEEGPQRNKALLVFAGTGAGGFSLGLVIGGLLTQLGWRWVFFAPVLLAGAILVAAVRLIPAQTGGGRQEVADGCPQPRTTETTAVNRETAAHRETAAAPKTAADRETAAERETASDSQIEAVRQAATDHHAAVGHQGFDFLGAVTAAGAMLLAAYAVIRLEHGLEGWQLTAGAAVAAGLLVAAFVIVERRSPAPLVRLGILRKASVVRADLGALLFVGAFFGFQFVVTLYLQELRGWSSLQTAIALVVMGCDAILAPTLTPRLVNRFGNGRVILGGFVLGIVAYGLFLPVGMDWTYAAMFPTLLISGIAFALAYGPLTIAATDGVTESEQGLAGGLLNTATQFGAALGISAVTAVYGLASSPRSDPESTLSAFRTALIVPVVMVTLGALLSSFGLRGGRGRRVAGVTAEASVGAGTKPAQNSVS from the coding sequence ATGGGCACCCGCGCCTGGGCCCTGCTGCTCGTTCTCTGCGGAACGATCTTCCTCGAGGGCATCGATGTCGCCATGCTGGCCGTCGCGATCCCCTCCATCCGGGCCGATCTCGACCTGTCCACGAACGCGGCGGCGTGGGTGATCAGCGCATACGTACTCGGTTACGCCGGCTTCACCCTGCTTGGCGGTCGGGCGGCCGACCTCCTGGGCAGACGCCGGATGTTCCTCCTCTGGCTGACCGTCTTCCTAGCCTTCTCGGGTCTCGGTGGTTTCGCCACGGAGGGCTGGATGCTGATCGTGGCCCGTTTCGTCACGGGCGTCTCGGCGGCGTTCATGACTCCGGCCGCGTTGTCCCTGATCACGACCTCGTACGAGGAGGGCCCGCAGCGCAACAAGGCCCTGCTCGTCTTCGCGGGCACGGGAGCCGGCGGCTTCTCCCTCGGCCTGGTCATCGGCGGCCTACTGACCCAGCTCGGCTGGCGCTGGGTCTTCTTCGCACCGGTACTGCTCGCGGGGGCGATCCTGGTCGCGGCGGTGCGCTTGATTCCGGCCCAGACCGGCGGAGGCCGGCAGGAAGTAGCGGACGGGTGCCCCCAGCCCCGTACGACAGAAACGACCGCAGTCAACCGCGAGACCGCTGCCCACCGCGAGACTGCAGCCGCCCCCAAGACCGCTGCTGACCGTGAGACTGCAGCCGAGCGCGAGACCGCATCCGACAGCCAGATCGAAGCTGTCCGGCAGGCCGCGACCGACCACCATGCCGCAGTCGGCCACCAGGGCTTCGACTTCCTCGGCGCCGTCACTGCCGCCGGAGCCATGCTGCTCGCCGCGTACGCCGTCATACGACTTGAACACGGCCTGGAGGGCTGGCAGTTGACGGCCGGGGCGGCCGTTGCCGCCGGGCTCCTCGTCGCCGCATTCGTCATCGTCGAACGCCGCAGTCCCGCGCCCCTCGTACGCCTGGGCATCCTGCGGAAGGCATCGGTCGTACGGGCCGACCTCGGGGCGTTGCTCTTCGTCGGGGCCTTCTTCGGTTTCCAGTTCGTCGTCACGCTCTATCTGCAGGAACTGCGCGGCTGGTCCTCGCTCCAGACGGCGATAGCCCTGGTGGTGATGGGCTGCGACGCGATCCTGGCGCCGACGCTCACGCCCCGCCTGGTCAACCGGTTCGGCAACGGCCGGGTGATCCTCGGCGGCTTCGTCCTGGGGATCGTGGCGTACGGGCTCTTCCTGCCGGTCGGCATGGACTGGACGTACGCCGCGATGTTCCCCACGCTCCTCATATCGGGCATCGCCTTCGCCCTGGCCTACGGTCCGCTCACGATCGCGGCGACGGACGGCGTCACGGAGTCCGAGCAGGGCCTGGCGGGCGGCCTGCTGAACACTGCGACCCAGTTCGGCGCGGCGCTCGGCATCTCGGCAGTGACGGCGGTGTACGGCCTGGCCTCCTCCCCGCGTTCGGACCCCGAGTCCACCCTGTCCGCGTTCCGTACGGCGCTGATCGTGCCCGTGGTGATGGTGACGTTGGGCGCGCTGCTCTCGTCCTTCGGTCTGCGCGGCGGTCGGGGGAGGCGGGTGGCCGGAGTGACTGCTGAGGCGAGCGTCGGGGCTGGCACCAAACCGGCCCAGAATTCGGTGAGTTGA
- a CDS encoding 4-hydroxybenzoate 3-monooxygenase produces the protein MTDTAAPTSTERTERTSVVVVGAGPAGLTVANILRAASVDCVVLEAESREFIEQRPRAGFLEEWAVRALERRGLADRLLENAQVHSECEFRFAGERHRFRYGDLSGHHHFAYPQPLLVTDLVRVYADERGGDIRFGVRDVEVHAIDSDQPSVSYTDPDTGERVRLDCAAVAGCDGARGVTRACMPPEHVGIARHEYGIGWLALLAEAPPSNDCVVFGVHPRGFAGHMARSPQVTRYYLECPPGDDPENWSHERVWAELHERLAADGAQPLTEGRLIEKRVLDMHNYVAEPMAYGRLYLAGDAAHLLAPIGAKGMNLAIHDALLLGDALVAYCGKGDESGLSGYSAACLGRVWQYQEFSMWLSDIYHGASSGDPFRAGITAARLRRTLASPAAAAGFAGLYIGKDADY, from the coding sequence ATGACGGACACCGCCGCCCCCACCTCCACAGAGCGTACGGAGCGCACCTCGGTCGTCGTCGTGGGTGCCGGTCCCGCCGGGCTCACCGTCGCCAACATCCTGCGTGCCGCCTCCGTGGACTGTGTGGTGCTGGAGGCGGAGAGCAGGGAGTTCATCGAGCAGCGGCCTCGCGCGGGCTTCCTGGAGGAGTGGGCGGTGCGCGCCCTGGAGCGGCGTGGCCTCGCCGACCGGCTGCTGGAGAACGCCCAGGTGCACAGCGAGTGCGAGTTCCGGTTCGCGGGGGAGCGGCACAGGTTCCGGTACGGCGACCTGTCCGGGCACCATCACTTCGCCTATCCCCAGCCGCTGTTGGTGACGGACCTGGTGCGCGTGTACGCGGATGAGCGGGGCGGTGACATCCGTTTCGGCGTACGCGACGTGGAGGTGCACGCCATCGACTCGGACCAGCCCTCGGTGTCGTACACAGATCCGGACACGGGCGAGCGCGTACGACTCGACTGTGCGGCCGTCGCGGGCTGCGACGGTGCGCGCGGTGTCACCCGGGCGTGCATGCCGCCGGAGCATGTCGGCATCGCCCGGCACGAGTACGGCATCGGCTGGCTGGCGCTGCTCGCAGAGGCGCCACCGTCCAACGACTGCGTCGTCTTCGGAGTCCATCCGCGGGGCTTCGCCGGGCATATGGCCCGCAGTCCGCAGGTCACCCGTTACTACCTGGAGTGCCCGCCCGGCGATGACCCCGAGAACTGGTCGCACGAACGTGTCTGGGCCGAACTCCACGAGCGGCTCGCGGCGGACGGGGCCCAGCCGCTCACCGAGGGGCGGCTGATCGAGAAGCGGGTCCTGGACATGCACAACTACGTCGCGGAGCCGATGGCGTACGGGCGGCTGTATCTGGCTGGAGACGCGGCGCACCTTCTGGCGCCGATCGGCGCGAAGGGCATGAACCTCGCGATCCATGACGCCCTGCTGCTGGGCGACGCGCTCGTCGCGTACTGCGGCAAGGGCGACGAGAGCGGGCTCAGCGGTTACTCGGCGGCCTGTCTGGGGCGGGTGTGGCAGTACCAGGAGTTCTCGATGTGGCTGTCGGACATCTACCACGGCGCCTCGTCCGGCGACCCGTTCCGGGCGGGCATCACCGCGGCCCGGCTGCGACGGACCCTCGCCTCGCCCGCCGCCGCGGCCGGGTTCGCGGGGTTGTACATCGGCAAGGACGCCGATTACTGA
- a CDS encoding DUF3455 domain-containing protein, whose product MQEGGTEAFAQGGVWPRCAAAPPNSPFALRLWIAPDRSAVTGALISKTPNGDKNIPELDLKATQSGKHRGLLAGTAEILRLNTVGGVAPAGSCEEGTIVGVPYGADYVFINR is encoded by the coding sequence GTGCAAGAAGGTGGAACCGAAGCCTTCGCCCAAGGTGGTGTGTGGCCGCGATGCGCGGCCGCACCACCCAACTCCCCGTTCGCACTGCGGCTGTGGATCGCACCCGACCGCAGCGCGGTCACCGGTGCGCTGATCTCCAAGACGCCCAACGGCGACAAGAACATCCCGGAGCTGGACCTCAAGGCCACTCAGTCCGGCAAGCACCGCGGGCTGTTGGCCGGTACGGCCGAGATCCTTCGGCTGAACACTGTGGGCGGGGTGGCTCCTGCCGGGTCCTGCGAGGAGGGGACCATCGTGGGTGTGCCTTACGGGGCGGATTACGTGTTCATCAACAGGTGA
- the rarD gene encoding EamA family transporter RarD, translating to MWGLVPLFWPLLEPAGAVEILAHRMVWSLGFVAIALLVIRRWAWAGELLRQPRRLGLIAIAATVITVNWGVYIWAVNTGHVVEASLGYFINPLVTIAMGVLLLKERLRPAQWAAVGIGFAAVLVLTIGYGQPPWISLCLAFSFATYGLVKKKVNLGGLESLAAETAIQFLPALGYLLWLAGQGDMAFGAEGVGHAALLAATGVVTAAPLVCFGAAAIRVPLSTLGLLQYLAPVLQFLLGVLYFHEAMPAERWAGFALVWAALSLLTWDALRTSHRARLTLQTAGAEVDVPEIQRPASSPSPRL from the coding sequence ATGTGGGGACTCGTCCCCCTCTTCTGGCCGCTCCTCGAGCCCGCCGGAGCGGTCGAGATCCTCGCCCACCGCATGGTGTGGTCGCTCGGCTTCGTCGCGATCGCACTGCTGGTGATACGGCGCTGGGCCTGGGCCGGCGAACTACTGCGGCAGCCGCGCAGACTGGGCCTGATCGCGATCGCGGCCACCGTGATCACCGTCAACTGGGGTGTCTACATCTGGGCCGTGAACACCGGCCATGTCGTGGAGGCGTCCCTCGGCTACTTCATCAACCCGCTCGTCACCATCGCGATGGGCGTCCTGCTGCTGAAGGAGCGGCTGCGGCCCGCCCAGTGGGCGGCGGTCGGCATCGGCTTCGCCGCCGTTCTCGTGCTGACCATCGGGTACGGGCAGCCGCCGTGGATCTCCCTCTGCCTCGCCTTCTCCTTCGCGACGTACGGGCTGGTGAAAAAGAAGGTCAACCTCGGCGGTCTGGAGTCGCTGGCCGCGGAGACGGCGATCCAGTTCCTGCCCGCGCTCGGCTATCTGCTGTGGCTGGCGGGGCAGGGCGACATGGCGTTCGGAGCCGAGGGCGTCGGGCACGCGGCGCTGCTGGCCGCGACCGGTGTGGTGACGGCGGCGCCGCTCGTCTGCTTCGGGGCGGCGGCGATCCGCGTACCGCTGTCGACGCTCGGGCTGCTCCAGTACCTGGCACCCGTGCTGCAGTTCCTGCTCGGCGTCCTGTACTTCCACGAGGCCATGCCCGCTGAGCGGTGGGCCGGGTTCGCGCTGGTGTGGGCCGCGCTGTCGCTGCTGACGTGGGATGCGCTGCGGACGTCACACCGGGCGCGGCTGACTCTGCAGACGGCGGGGGCCGAGGTGGACGTCCCGGAGATCCAGAGGCCGGCCTCGAGCCCCAGCCCCAGGCTCTGA
- a CDS encoding 2-oxoacid:ferredoxin oxidoreductase subunit beta: MAETTTEGTDTIEALSLVPKAEGKQSMKDFKSDQEVRWCPGCGDYAVLAAVQGFMPQLGLAKENIVFVSGIGCSSRFPYYMNTYGMHSIHGRAPAIATGLASSRQDLSVWVVTGDGDALSIGGNHLIHALRRNVNLKILLFNNRIYGLTKGQYSPTSEVGKITKSTPMGSLDAPFNPVSLAIGAEASFVARTVDSDRKHLTEVLRQAAAHPGTALVEIYQNCNIFNDGAFEALKDKQQAEEAVIRLQHGQPIRFGTDGAKGVVRDQLTGDLKVVTVTPENEEQILVHDAHSPSPTTAFALSRLADPDTLHHTPIGVFRSVDRPVYDTQMADQLDTAVEQNGKGDLAALLAGGDTWTVVG; the protein is encoded by the coding sequence ATGGCTGAGACGACCACGGAAGGCACGGACACGATCGAGGCGCTTTCCCTTGTGCCCAAGGCCGAGGGCAAGCAGTCCATGAAGGACTTCAAGTCCGATCAGGAAGTGCGCTGGTGCCCCGGCTGCGGCGACTACGCGGTCCTCGCCGCGGTCCAGGGCTTCATGCCCCAACTCGGGCTGGCGAAGGAGAACATCGTCTTCGTCTCGGGCATCGGCTGCTCCTCCCGCTTCCCGTACTACATGAACACGTACGGGATGCACTCCATCCACGGCCGCGCGCCCGCCATCGCGACGGGCCTGGCCTCGTCCCGGCAGGACCTGTCGGTGTGGGTCGTCACCGGTGACGGCGACGCGCTGTCCATCGGCGGCAACCACCTCATCCACGCCCTGCGCCGCAACGTCAACCTCAAGATCCTGCTCTTCAACAACCGGATCTACGGCCTGACCAAAGGCCAGTACTCCCCGACCTCCGAGGTCGGCAAGATCACGAAGTCCACGCCGATGGGCTCGCTGGACGCACCCTTCAACCCGGTCTCACTGGCCATCGGCGCGGAGGCGTCCTTCGTGGCACGCACCGTGGACTCCGACCGCAAGCACCTCACAGAGGTCCTGCGCCAGGCCGCCGCCCACCCGGGCACCGCCCTGGTCGAGATCTACCAGAACTGCAACATCTTCAACGACGGCGCCTTCGAGGCCCTGAAGGACAAGCAGCAGGCGGAGGAGGCGGTCATCCGTCTCCAGCACGGCCAGCCCATCCGCTTCGGCACGGACGGCGCGAAGGGTGTCGTACGGGATCAGCTGACGGGTGACCTGAAGGTCGTCACCGTCACGCCGGAGAACGAGGAGCAGATTCTGGTCCACGACGCGCATTCCCCGTCCCCCACAACGGCGTTCGCGCTGTCGCGCCTGGCCGACCCGGACACGCTGCACCACACCCCGATCGGCGTCTTCCGCTCCGTCGACCGGCCCGTCTACGACACCCAGATGGCCGACCAGCTGGACACCGCGGTCGAGCAGAACGGCAAGGGCGACCTGGCCGCGCTGCTGGCCGGCGGGGACACCTGGACTGTTGTGGGCTGA